DNA from Halogeometricum sp. S1BR25-6:
AAGAGGGGGTCGACATCCCCGAAGAGGCCCCCGACTCCTCCGCCGGCAACGGGGAGGCCTTCCCGGAGTCGGACCCCGACGACGGGACCGACGACGTCGACAAGCGGACCATCGACGACCTCGGGAGCGACGTGGAAGTCGACGCCGACGTCGACGACGACGTCGACGAAGACGACCTCCTCGGCGGGCTCCAGATCGATTCGACGAGCGAGATCGAGGTGCCGGATCGCCTCGTCGACCAAGTCATCGGTCAGGAGCACGCCCGCGACGTAGTCATGAAGGCCGCCAAACAGCGCCGCCACGTCATGATGATCGGGTCGCCCGGGACGGGCAAATCGATGCTCGCCAAGGCGATGTCCGAACTGCTGCCCAAAGAGGAACTGCAGGACGTTCTCGTCTACCACAACCCCGACGACGGCAACAACCCCAAGGTTCGAACGGTCCCCGCGAGCAAGGGCGAACAGATAGTCGAGGCCCACAAGGAAGAGGCGCGCAAGCGCAACCAGATGCGCTCGTTCCTCATGTGGATCATCATCGCCATCGTCCTCGGCTACTCGCTCATCATCGCCGGGCAGATACTGCTCGGCATCCTCGCGGCCGGCGTCATCTACCTCGCCTTCCGCTACGGTTCCCGCGGCAGCGACGCGATGATTCCGAACCTCATCGTCAACAACGCCGACGGCGCGGCCGCGCCGTTCCAGGACGCCACGGGCGCGCACGCCGGTGCGCTCCTCGGCGACGTCCGGCACGACCCGTTCCAGTCCGGCGGGATGGAGACGCCGAGCCACGACCGCGTCGAACCCGGCGCCATCCACAAGGCGAACAAGGGCGTGCTGTTCATCGACGAGATAAACACGCTGGACATCCGCTCCCAGCAGCACCTGATGACGGCCATCCAGGAGGGCGAGTTCTCCATCACGGGCCAGTCCGAGCGCTCCTCGGGCGCGATGGTCCAGACCGAACCCGTCCCGACGGACTTCATCATGATCGCCGCCGGGAACCTCGACGCGATGGAGAACATGCACCCCGCCCTGCGCTCGCGTATCAAAGGGTACGGGTACGAGGTGTACATGGACGACACCATCGAGGACACCCCCGAGATGCGGCGCAAGTACACCCGATTTATCGCACAGGAGGTGCAGAAGGACGGCCGCCTGCCGGACTTCAACACCGAGGCCATCGAAGAAATCATCCTCGAAGCCCGCCGCCGCGCGGGTCGCAAGGGCCACCTCACGCTCTTGCTGCGTAACCTCGGCGGACTGGTCCGCGTCTCGGGCGACATCGCCCGCGCGGAGGACGCCGACATGGTCACCCGCGCGCACGTGCTGCAGGCGAAGGGCCGCAGCCGGTCCATCGAACAGCAGCTCGCGGACGACTACATCGAGCGCCGCAAGGACTACGAACTGCAGGTCGCTGACGGCTACCAGGTCGGCCGCGTCAACGGCCTCGCCGTCATGGGCGAGGACTCCGGCATCATGATGCCCGTGATGGCCGAGGTCACGCCCTCGCAGGGGCCGGGCGAGGTCATCGCCACCGGGAAGCTCCAAGAGATAGCGATGGAGGCCGTCCAGAACGTGTCGGCCATCATCAAGAAGTTCTCCGACGAGGACATCTCCGAGAAGGACATCCACATCCAGTTCGTGCAGTCCTACGAGGGCGTGGAGGGCGACTCCGCGTCCGTGACGGTCGCCACGGCGGTCATCTCCGCCCTGGAGAACGTCGGCGTGGACCAGTCGCTCGCCATGACCGGCAGCCTGTCGGTCCGCGGGGACGTGCTCCCCGTCGGCGGCGTCACGCACAAGATAGAGGCCGCCGCGAAATCCGGCTGCTCGAAGATCATCATCCCGC
Protein-coding regions in this window:
- the lonB gene encoding ATP-dependent protease LonB, with the translated sequence MSNDMDTDENSSEEGVDIPEEAPDSSAGNGEAFPESDPDDGTDDVDKRTIDDLGSDVEVDADVDDDVDEDDLLGGLQIDSTSEIEVPDRLVDQVIGQEHARDVVMKAAKQRRHVMMIGSPGTGKSMLAKAMSELLPKEELQDVLVYHNPDDGNNPKVRTVPASKGEQIVEAHKEEARKRNQMRSFLMWIIIAIVLGYSLIIAGQILLGILAAGVIYLAFRYGSRGSDAMIPNLIVNNADGAAAPFQDATGAHAGALLGDVRHDPFQSGGMETPSHDRVEPGAIHKANKGVLFIDEINTLDIRSQQHLMTAIQEGEFSITGQSERSSGAMVQTEPVPTDFIMIAAGNLDAMENMHPALRSRIKGYGYEVYMDDTIEDTPEMRRKYTRFIAQEVQKDGRLPDFNTEAIEEIILEARRRAGRKGHLTLLLRNLGGLVRVSGDIARAEDADMVTRAHVLQAKGRSRSIEQQLADDYIERRKDYELQVADGYQVGRVNGLAVMGEDSGIMMPVMAEVTPSQGPGEVIATGKLQEIAMEAVQNVSAIIKKFSDEDISEKDIHIQFVQSYEGVEGDSASVTVATAVISALENVGVDQSLAMTGSLSVRGDVLPVGGVTHKIEAAAKSGCSKIIIPQANMQDVMIEEEYEEMVEIIPVSHISEVLDVALEGEPEKDSLVDRLKSITGSAFKPEQVSGPSSPSPQ